The following is a genomic window from Candidatus Diapherotrites archaeon.
ATTATTCCAAGAACGTCTACAAGGGTCTCCTCAATATGCGTCCGGAAGCCCGCGGGGCGGTAGGGAATCAGAGGGTGGATGTCCTTCTCCTTTCCCCCCATGCGGAAGCCGATCCCGTTCCCGCGCTCGAAATAGAGGGGAGTGATGTGCGTTGCTCTCATGCCGCCACGGTGGGTCGCCTGGACAAGGAGCGTCTCTTCTACCTCGCCTCCCGCGGCCTGGACGAGGATGCGGCCCGTGCTCTTTACATCCGGGGTTTTCTAGAACATATTTTATCTCAATTCCCACACACTTTTTTCCATGCCGATTGCCAGCATATCATCGATTCCCGTCTCCACTTGCATCATCCCGCTCCTATTTCCCCAGAGGTCGTGGCATGATCTCCCCTAAGATTAGGGACCAATTCCCTATTCTCCAGAGAAGGATTCGGGATAACAAACCCCTGGTCTACCTAGACAATGCGGCCACCACCCAAAAACCGCGCGTGGTTATCGATGCCATGTCTGATTTCTACCTCCACCACAACGCCAATGTCCACCGTGGCATTCATCAACTCTCGGAGGAGGCTTCCATCCGCTATGAGGAAGCGCATCAGCACGTTGCCCATTTCATCAATGCCCCCCGCATGGAAAATATTGTTTTTACCCGAGGCACCACGGATTCGCTCAACATGCTCGCTCGCATGCTTTCTTCCCAAGTCAAACGCGGAGACTCCATCGTCGTATCTGGGTTGGAACACCATTCCAATCTCATCCCCTGGCAGCAGCTTGCGCGCGCTAAAAAGGCGAAACTCCGCATACTACCCATCGACAAAAAGGATGGCACGCTCGATGAATCCGCATTTTCCCAATTAATCGATGACACAACCAAAATCGTTTCCATCGCTCATGCGTCCAATCTTTTGGGTACAATTCTTCCCATCCAAAAAATAACTCAACGCGCCCATGACGTGGGGGCCTATGTCTCCCTTGATGCGGCCCAGAGCGTGGGCCATTTTCCCGTGGATGTTCATGCATTAGGGGTCGATTTCGCCTCTTTCTCATCCCACAAGATGTATGGTCCCACGGGAATTGGCGTGCTCTATGGCCAAAAGGAGCACCTGGAAACCCTTCCCCCCGTGTCATTCGGTGGGGAAATGGTGCGCGAGGTCACTTATGAAACCGCGACCTGGAATAATCTTCCTTGGCGCTTCGAGGCCGGCACGCCTCCCATTGCGGAGGCCATTGGTCTGGACGCGGCCGTGCAATTCCTATCCGATATTGGCATGGCCCCAATTCGTTCTCATGAAAAGGAGTTGGTGAAAACCCTCCTCGATGACTTGGCACAGATTCCAACCATCCAAACCTATGGACCATCTTCCTCCAAGCGGGTGGGGTTAGTGGCTTTCAACGTCGATGGGGTGCATCCTCATGACCTGGCCTCCCTCTTGGACCACGATGGCATTGCCGTGCGCGCAGGTCACCATTGCGCTATGCCCCTCACCCGCGCCTTAGGTTTGTCATCCTCCGTCCGGGCGAGTCTGGGACTCTATTCCCAATCTTCCGATGTCGCTGCGCTCGTGCGCGGAGTGAAAAAAGCCCAAGGGATTTTCGCGAGGGGATGAAATGAATGGCGAGACCCTCGAAAAAGAGTTTGCAGGCGCCGGAATGTACCGCGAGCACATCCTGGATCATTACCAACATCCCCGCAACTTCGGGGCGCTCACGCGGTGCACCTTTTCCCACACTGAGTTGAATCCAGTCTGCGGGGACATGGTGTCCTTTACCTTGAAAATGGATGCGCATGGAAAAGTGGAAGATGTTCGTTTCTCCGGTCACGGGTGCGCCATCTCCATGGCTTCCGCTTCCCTTTTGTCTGACGAGGTGAAAGGCAAGACCATCCCCCAAATCAAACACATGGACAAGAAGGTTATCCTCGACCTGCTCGGCATCCCTTTAGGACCGGTGCGCTTGAAGTGCGCGATGCTGTCATTGGACACGGTTAAGAATGCCATCAAAATTGGTGAAGAATATGGGGGGAGAAAATAGCATGGCCGATCTGGAAATCCGCGATCTGCATGTGAATGTGGGGGATAAAGAAATCCTCTCAGGCATATCCTTGGATATTAACCGCGGGGAAATTGTCGCCCTCATGGGTCCGAATGGCTCGGGCAAGTCCACGCTGGCCTTTGCGCTCGCGGGCCACCCTAAATACACGATAACCAAAGGGAGCGTCCTATTCCTGGGCCAAAATCTCCTGGCTATGAAACCCCATCAACGCTCCCGTGCCGGGTTGTTCCTCTCCTTCCAGTATCCGGCGGAGATTTCAGGCGTCACGGTCTCCAATTTCCTCCGCACCGCCCTCAATACTCATCTTTCCCAACCCTTGAAGATTTCCGAGTTTGCCTTGCGTCTGAAAGAGAAGATTGCTTTGTTGAAGGTGGATCCCAAGCTCGTCAACCGCTATTTGAACGAAGGTTTTTCAGGGGGCGAGAAGAAGCGCATGGAAATATTGCAATTGGCCATGCTCCTCCCCAAGATGGCCGTGTTGGATGAAACGGATTCCGGCACGGATGTGGATGCATTGAAGATCATCGGCGAGGGCATCACCACCATTTCTAATAAAGAAGACATGGGCATCCTCATCATCACCCACTATAACCGAATCCTTCATTATGTATCCCCCTCGCGCGTGCACATCATGCACCAGGGTAAAATAGTGAAATCTGGGGGAATGGATTTGGCACAGGCCATCGAGAAGGACGGTTTCGAAACCGTATTGAAGGAGGTTGTATAATATGCCCGAGCACCAAAACCAACCGGAGAACCGTTCTCCCGATGCGGGGGACTCCCCCAATAATTTCCCGGAAACCCAGTCCGAAACCTCTCATGCATCCGTCGTCTCCCCTGGCCCCGCATCCACGCATCCTTTCGTGGATGCCACACCCACCGGAGACCCCCTCCTGGATGCCATCAAAAAGGCCTTATCCCAAGTCGAGGACCCCGAGTTGCACGTGGACATTTTGACCCTCGAATTGATCTACGATGTAAAAATCCATGACGGCCACGTGGACATCACTATGACTCTGACGTCCATCGCCTGCCCCTATGGTCCCATGCTCGTGGAGATGGTCCGCCAATCCGTATCCAAGGTTGAAGGGGTTAAGCAAGTGAACGTACAAGTCTCATTCGAACCCCCCTGGCAACCCTCCGAAGACCTGAAGGCGATGATGGGGCTATTGTGAACAAACTTTAGGGAGTATTAAGTGGTAAGAGAGAACTTTTTTTTAGGGGAATATAGTTAATGCAGGGCATCAACAAAAATAAACCCTTGTAAAAATTGATCCACTTCATTTCGGGATTATCAGAATCTCACGGACGTACTACGCTGGAGTGGAAATAATAAACTTCCCACAACAAAAGGCTCCCCGGCCCTCCTCCGAATTTCCAATCCCGCGACGTATCCCATCACCGCCGCCCGCCACAGCGGGTTTAGCAGAATTCGCAAATTTCGTCTTTGTTCTTTGCCTTTTTCTCGTCTTTGGCTTTTTTCTTATCGGGCATGGTATCCCTCCCCTCGTGACTTACTTTCAAATCGTTCGTTTTTAATCCTTCGCCACCCCCAGGTATACGCGTCGGAAGGTGATGACATGACATCAAATGACATTGGAAAGGAATCCATCGCGTTACATGAAAGACTGGGGGGAAAGCTGGGCACGTATTCCAAGATGAAAATAGAATCTCAACACGACCTGTCGTTAGCCTACACCCCGGGCGTCGCCCAGGTGTGTCTCGAAATTCATAAGAATCCCGCGCGCGCTTTCGACTTAACGCTCAAAAAGAATGCCCTGGCCGTCATCTCTGATGGCTCCAAAGTTTTAGGCTTAGGCAACTTAGGGGCTTTGGGGGCCATTCCCGTGATGGAGGGGAAGGCCGTTCTGTTTAAGGAGCTCGCAGGCATCGACGCTTTTCCCATCTGCATCAACACGCAGGATACCCAAGAACTCATCCGGGTCATCCGTGAGATTTCCCCTGTTTTCGGTGCCATCAACCTGGAGGACATCGTCGCTCCCAAATGTTTTGCAGTGGAGAAATCCCTCCAGGATTTGGGTATTCCGGTTTACCATGATGATCAACATGGGACCGCGGTGGTCGTTTATGCCGGTCTCACCAATGCCTCTAAAGTGATGGGCAAATCATTCAGCCAATTGAAAGTATGCATCAATGGGGCCGGGGCCGCGGGCCACGCCGTGGCAAAAATGCTTTTGGGCATGGGTTCTCCCGACACCTTCCCATCCGTGAAGGAAGTGGTGGTGGTGGATTCCAAGGGCATCCTGTATGATGGCCGAAACGACATGGATCCTGATAAACAGGCCCTGGCGCGGATGACCAATCCCTCAAAACGGGAGGGAAAGTTGAGGGAGGCATTGGAAAACATGGATGTATTCATCGGTGTCTCGGTGGCGGGCGCCCTGAAACCCGAATGGATGGCTAACATGAATGAAAAACCCATCATCTTTGCCCTGGCCAACCCCACCCCCGAAATCATGCCCGATGTGGCTAAGGCCGCGGGCGCAGGTATCGTGGCCACGGGGCGGAGTGATTTTCCTAATCAAGTGAATAATGCCCTCGCCTTTCCAGGGGTGTTTCGCGGGGCCATGGATGCGCGGGCCATGCGGATTACGGAAAGCATGAATGCCGCGGCCGCCCTAGCATTGGCGGGTATGGTGACTAACCCCTCGGAAGCATCCATTCTCCCCGAACTCCACGACAAGAATGTGGCGGCCGTCGTGGCAGCCGCGGTGAAAGCCCAAGCGCTTCGTGAGAATGTCACGCGCCCATAGGGGGTTGGGACGGCGTTTCCGTTTGAGGCGGCGGGGCCATTTCCAACTCCCTTCCTTTCTCCGTCAATATCAAAATATTCCCCCGTCCTTTCTTGATCTTCTTGATCAACCCATAGGATTCCAATTCCGACACGATCAATGATACCTTGGCTTCTCCAATAGTGATGTGGCTGCGCAAATCCTTCTGCGTCATCCTATTTCCTCCGCGTCGAAGATGATGAATGACTTCCACCGCATACTTATCCAAAGCTTCCACACTAAATGGTTTAGGCCATTGTTCCATCTGTTCCGTCAACCGTTCGACGTGAGTCAAATCCTGTGTTTCCGGTAATGATTTGGGGATGTTGCCGCTCTGCTTCACATGTAACACCGCATACCCCGCCCCCAGGATGAGGGTTCCCACAATTCCCATCCAGATGAGGGGGGTCTGCATGACCTGTTCCCACATGGTTAATGGTTCATCGTCCGGCAGGGGGTCATCAGGCAACCCATTGAGAGTGGGGAGCATGATCAAATCAACCACGAATGTCCCTTCTCCGGTGATGGATATGGTTTGGTTGGTATCCATCAGTAAAATTCCCCGCTCGCTATAGGAGGCCCGGATGGTATAGTCTCCCGGTCCAATGGTAAAGGCGTATTGTCCGTCCTTGGAAAGCTTGGTTTGCGCGGGCTGGGTGTCAATAGTGATGACGGTATTCCCCAATGGCTCTAGGGTCAGGCCGTCATAAGCCGTTCCGGTGATCGTGGCCGCGTGCACCATTCCAAGGATGAGGAAAAAGGATAGCCCCACGAGTCCAGCGTGCCGTATAATGGATGAGTCCATGCTCTATGTTTGCTCTATCCTTCCTTAAAAGAA
Proteins encoded in this region:
- a CDS encoding SufS family cysteine desulfurase; protein product: MISPKIRDQFPILQRRIRDNKPLVYLDNAATTQKPRVVIDAMSDFYLHHNANVHRGIHQLSEEASIRYEEAHQHVAHFINAPRMENIVFTRGTTDSLNMLARMLSSQVKRGDSIVVSGLEHHSNLIPWQQLARAKKAKLRILPIDKKDGTLDESAFSQLIDDTTKIVSIAHASNLLGTILPIQKITQRAHDVGAYVSLDAAQSVGHFPVDVHALGVDFASFSSHKMYGPTGIGVLYGQKEHLETLPPVSFGGEMVREVTYETATWNNLPWRFEAGTPPIAEAIGLDAAVQFLSDIGMAPIRSHEKELVKTLLDDLAQIPTIQTYGPSSSKRVGLVAFNVDGVHPHDLASLLDHDGIAVRAGHHCAMPLTRALGLSSSVRASLGLYSQSSDVAALVRGVKKAQGIFARG
- a CDS encoding iron-sulfur cluster assembly scaffold protein produces the protein MNGETLEKEFAGAGMYREHILDHYQHPRNFGALTRCTFSHTELNPVCGDMVSFTLKMDAHGKVEDVRFSGHGCAISMASASLLSDEVKGKTIPQIKHMDKKVILDLLGIPLGPVRLKCAMLSLDTVKNAIKIGEEYGGRK
- the sufC gene encoding Fe-S cluster assembly ATPase SufC, which translates into the protein MADLEIRDLHVNVGDKEILSGISLDINRGEIVALMGPNGSGKSTLAFALAGHPKYTITKGSVLFLGQNLLAMKPHQRSRAGLFLSFQYPAEISGVTVSNFLRTALNTHLSQPLKISEFALRLKEKIALLKVDPKLVNRYLNEGFSGGEKKRMEILQLAMLLPKMAVLDETDSGTDVDALKIIGEGITTISNKEDMGILIITHYNRILHYVSPSRVHIMHQGKIVKSGGMDLAQAIEKDGFETVLKEVV
- a CDS encoding metal-sulfur cluster assembly factor, which encodes MPEHQNQPENRSPDAGDSPNNFPETQSETSHASVVSPGPASTHPFVDATPTGDPLLDAIKKALSQVEDPELHVDILTLELIYDVKIHDGHVDITMTLTSIACPYGPMLVEMVRQSVSKVEGVKQVNVQVSFEPPWQPSEDLKAMMGLL
- a CDS encoding NADP-dependent malic enzyme yields the protein MTSNDIGKESIALHERLGGKLGTYSKMKIESQHDLSLAYTPGVAQVCLEIHKNPARAFDLTLKKNALAVISDGSKVLGLGNLGALGAIPVMEGKAVLFKELAGIDAFPICINTQDTQELIRVIREISPVFGAINLEDIVAPKCFAVEKSLQDLGIPVYHDDQHGTAVVVYAGLTNASKVMGKSFSQLKVCINGAGAAGHAVAKMLLGMGSPDTFPSVKEVVVVDSKGILYDGRNDMDPDKQALARMTNPSKREGKLREALENMDVFIGVSVAGALKPEWMANMNEKPIIFALANPTPEIMPDVAKAAGAGIVATGRSDFPNQVNNALAFPGVFRGAMDARAMRITESMNAAAALALAGMVTNPSEASILPELHDKNVAAVVAAAVKAQALRENVTRP
- a CDS encoding winged helix DNA-binding protein; this translates as MDSSIIRHAGLVGLSFFLILGMVHAATITGTAYDGLTLEPLGNTVITIDTQPAQTKLSKDGQYAFTIGPGDYTIRASYSERGILLMDTNQTISITGEGTFVVDLIMLPTLNGLPDDPLPDDEPLTMWEQVMQTPLIWMGIVGTLILGAGYAVLHVKQSGNIPKSLPETQDLTHVERLTEQMEQWPKPFSVEALDKYAVEVIHHLRRGGNRMTQKDLRSHITIGEAKVSLIVSELESYGLIKKIKKGRGNILILTEKGRELEMAPPPQTETPSQPPMGA